One Glaciihabitans arcticus DNA window includes the following coding sequences:
- a CDS encoding LacI family DNA-binding transcriptional regulator has translation MAAVRLQDVAKLAGVSMKTVSNVVRDYPHVSPAMRARVEAAIEELGYRPNLSARRLATGRTGMLALAFSDVSLPYFAELARIIAELAGQRGYRLLLEQTNGTIESERAIVSTREAGLVDGVIFQPSRMTSLEIAQHREDVPLVLLGEGPAPLSVDHVMIDNTAAAQEATEHLIGMGRRSIGFVGHEEYDQSTTSKYRLMGFQQALERAGIPVRMELLLSSETISARDAAASVTRALSSGLTFDALVCRDDLAAIGALRAVQDFGLRVPEDVAIIGWDDISMAAFTHPTLSTIAPDTTLIATSALDMLEERIAGFSGLGRHRIAPYSLVARESAPEH, from the coding sequence ATGGCCGCAGTGCGCCTTCAGGATGTCGCCAAGCTCGCCGGCGTCTCCATGAAGACCGTCTCGAACGTGGTGCGGGACTATCCGCACGTAAGCCCGGCGATGCGGGCCCGCGTCGAGGCGGCCATCGAGGAGCTCGGCTACCGGCCCAACCTATCGGCCCGCCGTCTCGCGACGGGCCGAACCGGCATGCTCGCCCTCGCCTTCAGTGACGTGAGCCTCCCCTACTTCGCCGAGCTCGCCCGCATCATCGCTGAGCTCGCCGGCCAGCGCGGGTACCGCCTGCTGCTCGAGCAGACCAATGGCACCATCGAGAGCGAGCGGGCGATCGTCTCCACTCGCGAGGCCGGTCTCGTCGACGGCGTCATCTTCCAGCCGTCGCGCATGACTTCGCTGGAGATCGCGCAGCACCGGGAGGACGTGCCCCTCGTTCTACTGGGCGAAGGCCCCGCCCCGCTCAGTGTCGACCACGTCATGATCGACAACACGGCGGCCGCCCAGGAGGCCACCGAGCACCTCATCGGCATGGGTCGCCGTTCGATCGGTTTCGTCGGCCACGAGGAGTACGACCAGTCGACGACCTCGAAGTACCGGCTCATGGGCTTCCAACAGGCGCTCGAGCGCGCGGGGATCCCCGTGCGGATGGAGCTGCTGCTGTCGAGCGAGACCATCAGTGCACGGGATGCCGCGGCAAGCGTCACCCGCGCGCTGAGCTCGGGACTCACCTTCGACGCTCTCGTCTGCCGGGACGACCTTGCCGCAATCGGGGCCCTGCGAGCGGTGCAGGATTTCGGCCTGAGGGTTCCCGAAGACGTCGCGATCATCGGCTGGGACGACATCTCGATGGCGGCCTTCACCCATCCGACCCTGTCGACGATCGCGCCCGACACGACCCTGATCGCGACGAGCGCCCTGGACATGCTCGAGGAGCGCATCGCCGGCTTCTCCGGCCTCGGTCGGCACCGCATCGCGCCGTACTCGCTCGTGGCCCGCGAGAGCGCGCCCGAGCACTGA
- a CDS encoding ABC transporter substrate-binding protein produces MKRTPLRALAAATIIGLGMSLVACAGGSPAGSDSVRADAEYDGPKVEITFWNGWTGGAAPVLVPKLIKEFNDSHDNIVVKDNALEWANIASKMPLAIKAGKGPDVAVLHGDDVATYAAQGLLLKTDEVVDALGYAEDNFPEGLMAAGNYKDAQYGVPWSVTPLGFYINKDVLKEAGIDPETVPTDQESYLEVLEALKAKGIQGEWVDGYVFTGTFEFQSLLWQFGGDLYNEDVTEATFNSEAGVKALTWMKELIDKGYSPKDVAQDGNINALIGGKTAFNWNGVWQTTNEALQATDWTAVPVPQIGTEKAVWSSSTHWVFPANKGQDADKSAAAATFVKWMNDNSADWASTGELPAQNDVREDPALLETYPALAPFLEELEYAHFETVSPGITNAMAQVTVGVNEALLGKKSVKDALDDAAAKATALLKQNKAQYGD; encoded by the coding sequence ATGAAGAGAACCCCGCTGCGCGCCCTCGCTGCAGCCACCATCATCGGCCTCGGGATGTCACTCGTCGCCTGCGCCGGAGGATCGCCCGCCGGCAGCGACAGCGTGCGCGCCGACGCCGAGTACGACGGCCCCAAGGTCGAGATCACCTTCTGGAACGGCTGGACCGGTGGCGCTGCCCCCGTGCTCGTTCCCAAACTCATCAAGGAGTTCAACGACTCCCACGACAACATCGTCGTGAAGGACAACGCACTCGAGTGGGCCAATATCGCCTCCAAGATGCCGCTCGCGATCAAGGCCGGCAAGGGTCCGGATGTCGCGGTGCTGCACGGTGACGATGTGGCAACCTATGCCGCTCAGGGCCTCCTGCTCAAGACCGACGAGGTCGTCGACGCTCTCGGATACGCCGAGGACAACTTCCCCGAGGGTCTGATGGCCGCGGGCAACTACAAGGATGCGCAGTACGGCGTGCCGTGGAGTGTCACCCCGCTCGGCTTCTACATCAACAAGGATGTGCTGAAAGAAGCGGGCATCGATCCCGAGACCGTTCCGACCGACCAGGAGAGCTACCTCGAAGTGCTCGAGGCGCTCAAGGCCAAGGGCATCCAGGGTGAGTGGGTCGACGGCTACGTCTTCACCGGTACTTTCGAATTCCAGTCGCTGCTCTGGCAGTTCGGCGGCGACCTCTACAACGAGGACGTCACTGAGGCCACCTTCAACTCCGAGGCCGGCGTCAAGGCGCTGACTTGGATGAAGGAGCTCATCGACAAGGGCTACAGCCCCAAGGATGTCGCGCAGGACGGCAACATCAACGCCCTCATCGGCGGCAAGACCGCGTTCAACTGGAACGGTGTCTGGCAGACCACGAACGAGGCTCTGCAGGCCACCGACTGGACCGCGGTTCCCGTTCCCCAGATCGGAACCGAGAAGGCCGTCTGGTCGAGCTCGACCCACTGGGTCTTCCCGGCCAACAAGGGCCAGGACGCCGACAAGTCCGCCGCCGCCGCGACCTTCGTAAAGTGGATGAATGACAACTCGGCCGACTGGGCCTCGACCGGCGAGCTGCCCGCGCAGAACGACGTTCGCGAAGACCCCGCGCTGCTCGAGACCTACCCCGCCCTCGCGCCGTTCCTCGAGGAACTCGAATACGCGCACTTCGAGACCGTCTCTCCCGGAATCACCAACGCCATGGCTCAGGTCACGGTCGGTGTGAACGAGGCGCTGCTCGGCAAGAAGTCGGTGAAGGACGCACTGGATGACGCGGCCGCCAAGGCGACCGCCCTGCTCAAGCAGAACAAAGCGCAGTACGGTGACTGA
- a CDS encoding carbohydrate ABC transporter permease: MTETAVKLSSRGGPGPRGKAGRPVRSKPVGRRSAVAYLFLAPFLILFSVFVLGPAIYGLWISLHIWNPLLDDHPFVGLQNYIDLFTPGSLTSGDFWKSMGATGIFTVASVPLLLVIPLGIAMLLNNKVRGGSVFRGIFFAPYVLGVAVISVLWRYLLDPQLGVVNALIGQDIPWTVQVPWAWISLVGITVWWTLGLNTIILLAGLKGISAELYEAAAIDGAGPWRKFTSVTLPGLRPVMTFVVTVTILASANMFGQAYLITKGGPGTDTRTAIMYIADQGLTQNQMGAATAMSYLLFAVLAAVSVLNFRLQRDNT; this comes from the coding sequence GTGACTGAAACCGCCGTCAAGCTGTCTTCCCGCGGGGGCCCCGGCCCGCGCGGGAAGGCGGGGCGGCCGGTTCGCAGTAAGCCGGTGGGGCGCAGAAGCGCCGTCGCGTACCTCTTTCTCGCGCCGTTCCTCATCCTCTTCTCTGTATTCGTGCTCGGCCCCGCCATCTACGGCCTCTGGATCAGCCTGCACATCTGGAACCCGCTCCTCGATGACCACCCGTTTGTCGGTCTGCAGAACTACATCGACCTCTTCACTCCCGGATCGCTCACCTCGGGTGACTTCTGGAAGAGCATGGGCGCCACCGGCATCTTCACGGTGGCGAGCGTTCCGTTGCTCCTGGTGATCCCGCTCGGGATCGCGATGCTTCTCAACAACAAGGTGCGGGGCGGCTCGGTGTTCCGCGGCATCTTCTTCGCCCCCTACGTGCTCGGTGTCGCGGTCATCAGCGTGCTGTGGCGCTACCTGCTCGACCCGCAGCTCGGTGTGGTGAATGCGCTCATCGGCCAGGACATCCCGTGGACCGTGCAGGTGCCGTGGGCGTGGATCTCGCTCGTCGGCATCACCGTCTGGTGGACCCTCGGGCTCAACACGATCATCCTGCTCGCCGGGCTCAAGGGCATCAGCGCCGAACTCTACGAGGCAGCCGCCATTGACGGTGCCGGTCCGTGGCGCAAGTTCACGAGCGTCACCCTGCCGGGTCTCCGCCCGGTGATGACCTTCGTGGTGACCGTCACCATCCTCGCCTCGGCGAACATGTTCGGGCAGGCCTACCTGATCACCAAGGGCGGTCCGGGAACGGATACCCGCACGGCGATCATGTACATCGCCGACCAGGGCCTCACCCAGAACCAGATGGGCGCGGCAACCGCCATGAGCTACCTGC